One segment of Echeneis naucrates chromosome 15, fEcheNa1.1, whole genome shotgun sequence DNA contains the following:
- the LOC115055107 gene encoding glycine N-acyltransferase-like protein 3, with the protein MELTGDQLEKAEEELRRYFPKSQLVYGTLVLNKRVRADPVKFIVDKWPEFRVFICKPQCLQEDDLFRDTLIFTTDPAALKEIVENSSVIDWTKYMRLGIDLCHVDVLKGMASEKNVSSNKITVCNVMTLQDMSRLPPIDSISSGISLGSLDESYVDLVAQTWKFGKGGAAKNMIRNMIVNFPSCCVLDADRKPVSWILTFSDCSMGMLNTLQEHRQKGYAKVVTITLARRLHAEGYPVYCLVEQQHESNIRLLKEVGFTEDPSYRLIWFELNDL; encoded by the exons ATGGAACTGACCGGAGATCAGCTGGAAAAGgctgaagaggagctgaggagatattttccaaaatcacaactg GTTTACGGCACCTTGGTCCTCAATAAGAGAGTCAGAGCAGATCCTGTGAAGTTTATAGTGGACAAATGGCCAGAGTTCAGAGTGTTTATCTGCAAACCACAGTGTTTACAG gAGGATGATCTCTTCAGAGACACTTTGATTTTCACAACTGATCCAGCTGCTCTGAAGGAAATCGTGGAGAACTCCTCTGTTATTGACTGGACCAAGTACATGCGTTTAG GAATCGATCTTTGCCACGTAGATGTACTCAAAGGGATGGCCTCAGAAAAGAACGTATCCAGCAACAAAATAACGGTGTGTAATGTGATGACACTACAGGACATGTCCAGGCTTCCCCCTATAGA ctccatcagttCAGGGATCTCACTCGGCTCTCTGGATGAATCTTATGTTGACTTGGTGGCTCAAACATGGAAGTTTGGAAAGGGAGGTGCAGCTAAAAACATGATCCGTAACATGATTGTAAACTTCCCGTCCTGCTGTGTGCTGGATGCAGACAGGAAGCCTGTGTCCTGGATCCTCACCTTTTCCGATTGTTCCATGGGGATGTTGAACACTCTGcaggagcacagacagaaaggttACGCCAAAGTGGTGACCATCACTTTGGCCAGGAGACTCCATGCTGAGGGTTATCCAGTCTACTGCCTTGTAGAACAGCAGCATGAGAGCAACATCAGGTTGTTAAAAGAAGTGGGATTTACTGAAGATCCCTCATACAGGTTGATCTGGTTTGAATTAAATGATCTTTAG
- the LOC115055103 gene encoding glycine N-acyltransferase-like — MELTGDQLEKAEEELRRYLPRSLTVYGTLVLNKRVRADPVKFIVDKWPEFRVFICKPQCLQEDDLYRDTDIFTTDPAALKEIVENSSVIDWTKFMRLAIDLCHIDVLTGMASEKNVSSNKVSVCQVMILQDVSRLPPIDSSGISLGSLDESHVDLVAQTWKFGKGGAAKNMIRNMVVNFPSCCVLDADGKPVSWILTYSRCEMGMLHTLPEHRLKGYAKVVTVTLARRLHAEGYPVYCFIEEGHEINIRVLKELGFTEVPSYRVTWFKFNDL; from the exons ATGGAACTGACCGGAGATCAGCTGGAAAAGgctgaagaggagctgaggagataTTTACCGAGATCACTAACT GTTTACGGCACCTTGGTCCTCAATAAGAGAGTCAGAGCAGATCCTGTGAAGTTTATAGTGGACAAATGGCCAGAGTTCAGAGTGTTTATCTGCAAACCACAGTGTTTACAG gAGGATGATCTCTACAGAGACACTGATATTTTCACAACTGATCCAGCTGCTCTGAAGGAAATCGTGGAGAACTCCTCTGTTATTGACTGGACCAAGTTTATGCGTTTAG CAATTGATCTTTGCCACATAGATGTACTCACAGGGATGGCCTCAGAAAAGAACGTATCCAGCAACAAAGTATCAGTGTGTCAGGTGATGATACTACAGGACGTGTCCAGGCTTCCCCCTATAGACAG ttCAGGGATCTCACTCGGCTCTCTGGATGAATCTCATGTTGACTTGGTGGCTCAAACATGGAAGTTTGGAAAGGGAGGTGCAGCTAAAAACATGATCCGTAACATGGTTGTAAACTTCCCGTCCTGCTGTGTGCTGGATGCAGACGGGAAGCCTGTGTCCTGGATCCTCACCTATTCCAGATGTGAAATGGGGATGTTGCACACTCTGCCGGAGCACAGACTGAAAGGTTACGCCAAAGTGGTGACCGTCACTTTGGCCAGGAGACTCCATGCTGAGGGTTATCCAGTCTACTGTTTCATAGAGGAGGGACATGAGATCAACATCAGGGTGTTAAAAGAACTGGGATTTACTGAAGTTCCCTCATACAGGGTAACTTGGTTTAAATTCAATGATCTTTAG
- the LOC115055094 gene encoding glycine N-acyltransferase-like produces MELTGDQLEKAEEELRRYLPKSQMVYGTLVLNKRVRADPVKFIVDKWPEFRVFICKPQCLQEDDLFKDLIIFTTDPAALKEIMENSSVLDWTKYMCIGIDFCHIDVLTGMASEKNVSSNKITVCHVMTLQDMSRLPPIDSSGISLGSLDESHVDLVAQTWKFGKGGAAKNMIRNMIVNFPSCCVLDADRKPVSWILTYSRCEMGMLYTLQEHRLKGYAKVVTITLARRLHAEGYPVYCSVEQEHEINIRVLKELGFTEVPSYRFTWFKFNDL; encoded by the exons ATGGAACTGACCGGAGATCAGCTGGAAAAGgctgaagaggagctgaggagataTTTACCGAAATCAcagatg GTTTACGGCACCTTGGTCCTCAATAAGAGAGTCAGAGCAGATCCTGTGAAGTTTATAGTGGACAAATGGCCAGAGTTCAGAGTGTTTATCTGCAAACCACAGTGTTTACAG GAGGATGATCTCTTTAAAGATTTAATAATTTTCACAACTGATCCAGCTGCTCTGAAGGAAATCATGGAGAACTCCTCTGTTCTTGACTGGACCAAGTACATGTGTATTG GAATCGATTTTTGCCACATAGATGTACTCACAGGGATGGCCTCAGAAAAGAACGTATCCAGCAACAAAATAACGGTGTGTCATGTGATGACACTACAGGACATGTCCAGGCTTCCTCCTATAGACAG ttCAGGGATCTCACTCGGCTCTCTGGATGAATCTCATGTTGACTTGGTGGCTCAAACATGGAAGTTTGGAAAGGGAGGTGCAGCTAAAAACATGATCCGTAACATGATTGTAAACTTCCCGTCCTGCTGTGTGCTGGATGCAGACAGGAAGCCTGTGTCCTGGATCCTCACCTACTCCAGATGTGAAATGGGGATGTTGTACACTCTGCAGGAGCACAGACTGAAAGGTTACGCCAAAGTGGTGACCATCACTTTGGCCAGGAGACTCCATGCTGAGGGTTATCCAGTCTACTGCTCTGTAGAGCAGGAGCATGAGATCAACATCAGGGTGTTAAAAGAACTGGGATTTACTGAAGTTCCCTCATACAGGTTTACCTGGTTTAAATTCAATGATCTTTAG
- the LOC115055095 gene encoding glycine N-acyltransferase-like yields the protein MELTGDQLEKAEEELRRYLPRSQLVYGTLVLNNRFRADPVKFIVDKWPEFRVFICKPQCLQEDDLFRDTVIFTTDPAALKEIMENSSVIDWTKYMRLGIDLRYMNILTGMASEKNISSKEISVAHMMTLEDVSRLPPIDSSGISLGSLDESHLDLVTQTWKFGKGGAAKNMIRNMVVNFPSCCALDADRKPVSWILTYSISAIGVLHTLPEYRQKGYAKVVTSILARRLLEKGCPVYCLIEEGHETNIRVLKDLGFTEDPSYRTACFEFNYI from the exons ATGGAACTGACCGGAGATCAGCTGGAAAAGgctgaagaggagctgaggagataTTTACCGAGATCAcaactg GTTTACGGCACCTTGGTCCTCAATAACAGATTCAGAGCAGATCCTGTGAAGTTTATAGTGGACAAATGGCCAGAGTTCAGAGTGTTTATCTGCAAACCACAGTGTTTACAG gAGGATGATCTCTTCAGAGACACTGTGATTTTCACAACTGATCCAGCTGCTCTGAAGGAAATCATGGAGAACTCCTCTGTCATTGACTGGACCAAGTACATGCGTTTAG GAATCGATCTTCGCTACATGAATATTCTCACAGGGATGGCCTCAGAAAAGAACATATCCAGCAAAGAAATATCAGTTGCTCACATGATGACACTAGAGGACGTGTCCAGGCTTCCCCCTATAGACAG TTCAGGGATCTCACTCGGCTCTCTGGATGAATCTCATCTTGACTTGGTGACTCAGACGTGGAAGTTTGGAAAGGGAGGTGCAGCTAAAAACATGATCCGTAACATGGTTGTAAACTTCCCGTCCTGCTGTGCGCTGGATGCAGACAGGAAGCCTGTGTCCTGGATCCTCACCTATTCTATATCTGCCATTGGGGTTTTGCACACTCTTCCAGAGTACAGACAGAAAGGCTACGCAAAAGTCGTGACCAGCATTTTGGCCAGGAGACTCCTTGAAAAGGGCTGCCCAGTCTACTGCCTCATAGAAGAGGGGCATGAGACCAACATCAGAGTTTTAAAAGATTTAGGATTTACTGAAGATCCCTCATACAGGACAGCATGTTTTGAATTCAATTATATTTAG
- the LOC115055600 gene encoding glycine N-acyltransferase-like protein 3 — MKILHNDELRIAEQVLQKHIPKSLKVYGFLYAMNRKKPTTLEVVVDTWPDFKVIICRPDPKNKQVHEFKKKVAYFSLDEHILRKLLTEEDAVDWTTTTFQIGGLDYSHVPMLREVSAKKEVNNKCYTLVHLLYLPDSSCLLSPNIDSELESRISSLNDSHVDLVNKTWKFGGNEQGYKIVNNLISNFLSCCITDSQGQPVSWILLYDYCALGLLYTLPEHRGKGYAKVLISVMARRLHAEGYPVYCFIEEENVGSFRLFKNLGFVEDPTYRAAWFEFNF, encoded by the exons ATGAAAATCCTTCACAACGATGAGCTGCGTATTGCTGAGCAAgttctgcaaaaacacataCCGAAGAGCCTGAAG GTCTATGGCTTCCTGTATGCCATGAACAGGAAAAAACCCACGACACTGGAGGTTGTTGTTGATACTTGGCCTGATTTTAAGGTTATCATCTGTCGACCGGATCCCAAG AACAAGCAGGTTCATGAATTCAAGAAAAAGGTGGCATACTTCAGCCTGGACGAGCACATTTTGAGGAAACTGCTGACAGAGGAGGATGCAGTTGACTGGACCACCACTACTTTCCAAATTGGAG GATTGGACTATTCTCATGTGCCCATGCTCAGAGAAGTGTCTGCCAAAAAAGAAGTTAACAACAAATGCTACACTCTGGTGCATCTTCTTTATTTACCAGACAGCAGCTGTCTTCTCTCGCCAAACATCGACAG TGAGCTTGAATCGAGGATTTCATCTCTGAATGATTCCCACGTTGACTTGGTGAATAAAACCTGGAAGTTCGGAGGCAACGAACAGGGTTACAAAATTGTTAACAACCTCATCAGCAACTTCTTATCATGCTGCATCACTGACAGCCAAGGCCAGCCGGTGTCGTGGATCCTGTTGTACGATTACTGCGCCCTGGGCTTATTGTACACTCTGCCAGAGCACAGAGGGAAAGGCTACGCCAAAGTGTTGATCAGCGTCATGGCCAGAAGGCTCCACGCCGAGGGCTACCCAGTGTACTGCTTCATAGAGGAGGAGAACGTGGGCTCCTTCAGGCTCTTCAAGAACCTGGGCTTCGTGGAGGATCCCACATACAGGGCAGCATGGTTTGAATTCAacttttga
- the cst3 gene encoding cystatin C (amyloid angiopathy and cerebral hemorrhage) — translation MWKLPVLPVFAALLAVGLAGLVGAPQSVDVNEPAVQEALKFAVVQHNKGTNDLYLSDVAQVISAQRQVVAGSKYTFTVRMGKTPCRKGATDQECSVHQDQALARPYTCKFVVWSRPWMNEISVLEEKC, via the exons ATGTGGAAGCTCCCGGTCCTCCCGGTCTTCGCCGCCCTCCTGGCCGTCGGGCTGGCCGGTTTGGTGGGGGCCCCCCAAAGCGTGGACGTCAACGAACCGGCGGTCCAAGAAGCCCTGAAGTTCGCCGTCGTCCAACACAACAAAGGCACCAACGACCTGTACCTGAGCGATGTGGCCCAGGTGATCAGCGCCCAGAGACAG GTGGTTGCTGGCAGCAAATACACTTTCACTGTGAGAATGGGCAAGACCCCCTGCAGAAAGGGTGCAACTGACCAAGAGTGTAGCGTCCACCAGGACCAGGCACTGGCTCGG CCTTACACATGCAAGTTTGTTGTGTGGAGTCGCccatggatgaatgaaatcTCTGTGTTGGAAGAGAAATGCTAG
- the ephx5 gene encoding epoxide hydrolase 1 yields MERLQVLKETFLGLEATQQRLVIGTAVAAGGAMLVYLVRKRKEVRTVPVGEGWWGAGDQPLTEDDNIHPFQVQTSDEEIEDLYQRIDRARYTAPLEDSGFHYGFRSTHLTKVVSYWRHKFDWKSQVAVLNKYSHFKTKIEGLDVHFVHVRPRPRENQKVLPLMLVHGWPGSFYEFYKILPLLTENQDGVVFEVICPSIPGYGFSEAPHKKGFDSLAAARVFLKLMDRLGFSQFYLQGGDWGSLITTNMAQMKPQCVKGLHLNMFMIRRGFKMLLSLIIGQYLPFLVGLTREDVRRLFPFFQKNVWNILEETGYLHIQGTKPDTAGCGLNDSPVGLAAFILEKFSTWTDMSNRDLNDGGLERKFSLDDLLTNVMIYWTTGSIVSSMRFYKENLKTDPDQRVDGKTGVFVPVGLAAFPRDLMHCPKSWAQSKYHNICCYTFMPRGGHFAAFEEPQLLADNIVQFVEKVEKL; encoded by the exons ATGGAAAGATTACAGGTTTTAAA GGAAACTTTCCTCGGCTTGGAAGCCACCCAGCAGCGGCTTGTCATTGGCACAGCTGTGGCAGCTGGGGGGGCCATGCTGGTTTACTTAGTGcgtaaaagaaaagaagtgaggACTGTCCCTGTTGGTGAGGGGTGGTGGGGAGCAGGAGACCAGCCGCTGACAGAGGATGACAACATCCACCCCTTTCAAGTGCAAACCTCAGATGAAGAGATTGAG GACCTTTATCAGCGCATTGACAGAGCCCGATACACTGCACCTTTAGAAGACAGTGGGTTCCACTACGGCTTCAGGTCCACGCATCTGACCAAAGTGGTCTCCTACTGGAGACACAAGTTTGACTGGAAAAGTCAAGTGGCAGTGCTGAACAAGTATTCAcactttaaaaccaaaatagAAG gACTGGATGTGCACTTCGTCCATGTTCGGCCGCGACCCCGTGAGAATCAGAAGGTTCTGCCTCTTATGCTTGTTCACGGCTGGCCTGGCTCCTTCTACGAGTTCTACAAGATTCTGCCGCTTCTCACAGAGAACCAGGACGGTGTTGTGTTTGAGGTCATATGCCCATCCATCCCCGGCTATGGCTTCTCAGAGGCTCCCCATAAAAAAG GATTCGACAGTCTCGCTGCAGCCCGAGTTTTCCTGAAACTCATGGATCGTTTAGGATTCTCACAGTTCTATCTGCAGGGAGGCGACTGGGGCTCCCTGATCACCACCAACATGGCACAGATGAAGCCACA ATGTGTGAAAGGTCTCCACTTGAACATGTTCATGATAAGAAGGGGGTTCAAAATGCTACTGTCCCTGATAATCGGTCAGTATCTGCCCTTCCTGGTGGGCCTTACCCGAGAAGATGTCCGCAGGTTGTTCCCATTCTTTCAGAAGAATGTCTGGAACATCTTGGAGGAAACAGGCTATTTACACATTCAGGGTACCAAACCAGACACTGCAg GTTGTGGACTTAATGATTCTCCTGTTGGTTTGGCCGCCTTCATTCTGGAGAAATTTTCCACCTGGACTGATATGAGTAACAGAGATCTGAACGACGGCGGACTGGAGAG GAAATTCAGTCTGGACGACCTCCTGACAAATGTCATGATCTACTGGACGACAGGCTCCATAGTGTCCTCCATGCGCTTTTACAAGGAGAACTTAAAGACGGATCCTGATCAGAGAGTGGATGGAAA GACAGGGGTATTCGTGCCTGTTGGACTGGCTGCCTTCCCCCGGGACCTGATGCACTGCCCCAAATCGTGGGCACAAAGCAAGTATCATAACATCTGCTGCTACACTTTCATGCCGCGGGGGGGTCACTTTGCTGCCTTTGAGGAGCCCCAGCTGCTAGCCGACAACATTGTCCAGTTTGTCGAAAAAGTGGAAAAGTTGTGA
- the mad2l1bp gene encoding MAD2L1-binding protein translates to MAEVSDVFIPTSKSEEPEKRSDVNRGDHEIRRRLSFSSERGEISGLDTFKVSALPSPDGPKSRRSSAEMAEVVCPPPVNTNLKAKSGGEVKDVSSGCPQKPPEHSLDKSEDKENTAEAVTADNTQEDSSGQRSLQVSNATASKQHSTTEDSDAEVVRRAQEEGRVNVVFHGTVTQEGCYRFVSEILKCILYQRQQLPMTYDQLVYSQKKQQTAVQDKDTVHQRPVQSADMDWRKCHQTLQELEEVLQQLEMLFSLSRVPRVLLLLGGSLILPKELYEINMDALVLAGGDQCLRVSSCLRQLFRTLFVADILSDTRPVRLMPTTVLVLAHRDCGVGWFRPKLQFKVPTRVKNKVIALSTDPSTCKEPRVEESEWQDYVWFQAPMTIKGFSN, encoded by the exons ATGGCCGAGGTTTCGGACGTGTTTATACCGACATCGAAGTCAGAAGAGCCGGAAAAAAGGTCGGATGTTAACCGGGGAGACCATGAAATACGGAGGCGGCTGTCGTTTTCGTCGGAGAGAGGAGAAATTAGCGGCCTGGACACGTTTAAAGTGTCGGCGTTGCCGAGTCCCGACGGCCCGAAGTCACGTCGAAGCTCCGCGGAAATGGCCGAAGTCGTCTGCCCGCCGCCTGTAAACACAAATCTAAAGGCAAAAAGCGGAGGAGAGGTGAAAGATGTTTCCTCTGGATGTCCACAAAAACCACCAGAGCACAGTCTAGACAAGAGTGAGGACAAGGAAAACACCGCCGAGGCAGTCACTGCGG ATAATACCCAAGAAGATTCTTCTGGTCAGAGAAGTTTGCAAGTTTCCAATGCGACTGCCAGTAAACAACATAGTACAACAGAGGACAGCGATGCTGAGGTGGTGAGAAGAGCGCAGGAGGAAGGCCGTGTGAATGTCGTCTTTCACGGCACTGTTACTCAGGAGGGCTGCTATCGCTTTGTCAGCGAGATCCTCAAGTGCATTCTCTATCAGAGACAGCAACTTCCCATGACGTATGACCAGCTGGTGTActcccaaaaaaaacaacaaactgcagtgcAG GATAAGGACACCGTGCACCAGAGGCCCGTGCAGTCTGCAGACATGGACTGGCGGAAGTGTCATCAAACCCTTCAAGAGCTAGAGGAGGTGCTGCAACAGTTGgaaatgttattttctcttAGCAGAGTGCCCCGTGTACTGCTCCTACTGGGTGGCTCCCTGATCCTCCCCAAGGAGCTTTACGAGATCAACATGGATGCGCTGGTATTGGCTGGTGGAGATCAGTGTCTGCGGGTGTCCTCGTGCTTAAGACAACTTTTCCGCACTCTTTTCGTGGCTGACATTTTGTCTGACACCAGACCTGTTCGTTTGATGCCCACCACAGTCTTAGTGCTGGCTCACAGAGATTGCGGCGTAGGTTGGTTCCGCCCTAAACTGCAATTCAAGGTGCCAACTCGTGTAAAGAACAAAGTTATTGCTCTGTCTACTGATCCCAGCACCTGCAAGGAACCACGGGTAGAGGAGTCAGAATGGCAGGATTATGTGTGGTTTCAGGCACCCATGACTATCAAGGGCTTCAGCAACTGA